From Zea mays cultivar B73 chromosome 3, Zm-B73-REFERENCE-NAM-5.0, whole genome shotgun sequence:
cctttttatttgttttttgttttccatccacacaaacagaagatatcacatatatacatcacaaatatcatcacagacataaatagccaacacaaacataaaaccatgaccacaaacataaatatccatcacaaacataagtgttcaacacaagtattaaacacaaacataagtctcaaacgtcgcaagctctcacataagtatcaaacagaaacataagtattatacataagttctgaagtctaaaacaatgactcatggaggtgggcggtttggccggggttgcgttgggctgaacccttccggagggttgttggatgccgccccagattggccctgcacagagaagagatagcatgtgttataccagatgcattacaaacatctaactacaatattgatactcacaggagtgtggaagagagtagggtcaactggggggaacaatggaggtggcggagcgatgccctgtgcggcgccaaggctctgcatgtactggaacatctccgccatcctctgatcagccgccgcccgctccgccattatcctcgcctccatctcttctagttgggtctgtaatattacaagccaacgttatagtaactcaaagactaggtatataactaaaggaaggacgagttacagaagcactaaccttgagttgctgtatgcgatgctgtgagctgtcgtgccgaggtcgaatggctgggctcgagcccgtgctccttgctctcacctgagacagagtgggagtggaggacgagtcgattgccccgtcggcaatccagtaccgcccatgtctcttgcctcctccgaccctcatgagcacctcggggtcgataggctcggtgcttggatcatagtctgggccatggacctcctgcgccatggcggtgtagtcatggaggcggctgtagacggcggggttggtgtaggcctcgggcccgtcatccgggttgtaggtgacgtcggacgtcgccttacccttatgggccatagcataggccgagaaggtggaacaaggcctgccaccatgtgacgccgactgcaacgaaaaccaacgagatagttagaaataatatctaacttagtgctatatatctaaataaaaaaggtggcgtacccatgcttcggcatattggcccaggctccggctgccttggtggtgcgaggggccttgcatctgcaaacgccgttcccggctagctgtgtgcacctcgtcccactcagccgaacaccacctatccaccatctgctcccagcacagaggatgtgcggcgcaccaatgtggaatcacctgcaaagtaaacacataaagtgcatatcagaagataaaataacattcatgcatggagtactggtaccaaacatgcatgactttacctgcaggtactgctccctggtcaacgacatggttcgggcttgaggtttggtcaccttctccccaagggggtggattatgcacgctcggcagtttgtcaccataataagttgttgtgaagtttgagacctcctctagaatgtatgcctctgcaatggaagcctcgattttgcatttatttctacatttctttcgaatagtctttagacatctctcgattggatagcaccaacgtccctgcacggggccccccattcgtgcctcataggggagatgaagaatcaaatgctgcattggattgaagaagccgggtggaaatatcttctcaagcttacacagtaacacgggggccaatctttccaagtctgcaaccacggtccgagataactcttttgcacaaagctgacggaagaaatagctcaactctgaaagcgttagccagacatgctcagggacatagcctcgaaccatcgcaggaagaatccgttcaatccatatgtggaagtcatgactcttcatccctaagactcgcatagtagataagttcacccccctactcaggttagctgcatacccatcagggaacatcaacatcttgatccactgaagtacttccttcctctaggccctgcttaggacgaaatcggccttaggccttctccatgtctttccgccacttggcggcttcatctctagttttggtctatcacataacgctgccagatccactcttgccttcacattatcctttgacttatcaggaatgtccataattgttgcccacagtgcctcggcaacatttttttcagtgtgcatcacgtcaatgttgtgtggaaggagcaggtcgtcataataggggagccgagtcaagccagacttatgtgttcacatatgctgctcaccatatcccacaaaaccaccttctgtattggccacgagcccatctatctgttgacgaatttcggcaccagtcatcgttgcaggtggacggtctgtcactacgacacctttcgtaaagttcttgatgtctaggcggaatggatggtcagcaggaagaaattgtcgatgtttatcgaaggacgaatatttgccaccctttttcaaccaaatgaacctgagagcttccttgcaaattgggcatgggaacttaccgtgaacacaccaggcacagaatagcccataggctggtaagtcatgcatggagtactggtaccaaacatgcattctgaagtttgtcttcgtagctcggtcaaacgtccataccccttcctcctaggcacgtaccaattcatcgatcaaaggctccatgtacacgcccattttgttccccgggtgtccgggaattatcaacgacacgaatatattctgcctttgaaagcacacaccaggggggagattgattgggataacaaacacgggccaacatgtgtacggggcagcgctcattccatagggattgaacccatctgtggccaacgcaacacgtacattacgagcctcttcggctttctcacggtgaatgtcatcaaagtgtttccatgcttcaccatctgatgcgtgcaccatcttgtcaggattgtatcgttttccatttttgtgctaagtcatctgtttcgcggattcctctgtcatgtatagacgctggatcctcggtacgaacggaaggtgtcgtagaattgtcaaggggatgtcgagctgcctcttttgtccatcaccagagtctacctccataaacctagacgaattacacttgggacagtactttgcctctgcgtattctttcctaaatagcacgcagcccttcggacaagcatgaatctgctcatacgtcatcttgagtgcacgaagtagtttctgtgcctcgtacatgctctttggcagaacgtgatcatccggaagcagactcccaataaccgtcaacaagccatcgaatgcgtctctactcatgctgtactgcgacttgaacgccattacacgcccaatggcatccagttgagaaacctttgtctggtcgtgaaggggcttctgtgccgcgtcgaacatgtcgtagaacgcctttgcagtcggctctggctcgtcatccatacatcctcccgtgtactgtgcctcctgatagtcgttcaacatatccgctacccccgcatccgcgtcataatcctcgacacgttgtctcagcacctcctctctcgtacgatgcgcttcaccatgaaatatccaccgagtatagcccgacgtaaatccattcttccaaatatgttctaccatggtcttctttggttttcttttccggttgtcacatttgctgcacgggcatgggactagactagctcctttagcagcttcgccatatgcccgttccacgaaatcatcggtctttctaatccatttagtggtgacatcgttccttcctctacggcccgtgtacatccactcacggtcctccatcccctAACAGgtgcctagcaacagaaaatttcggcagcacctcccctgcacggggaggtttcgaaatcctgcaaataaaactatcagcacgatggctgtcttccacgcataattcaacggcacgatggccggaaATCCATGCATAAAATGATAAGGACATTCAACCTACGCACAAATACCCTCATTCTCCTTCTCATTAAAAATGTGACTGTGTCTACTTTGAttacattaatataaacatgtgttTGTTCAAATTAAATCATggtaaataatattgtttattaacTAATACCAGTTCGTTATCAACAAATGACCAAAACAGTAAAGCATTCAtataaataatattgtttattaacTAATAAACACGCAACATATAAACATGCATAAATTCATGAACACACATATAAACACGCATATAAATAATAAAAACACGCATAATTTATACCTTCGGAGAGGCGGCGTGGCGACGAGCGAGCGGATGCGGCGGGGACGGCCGCGGGGAGGGGGCGGGCAGACGGCGCACGGCACACGGCCGCGGAGGCGGGCGGCACGGCGGGCACGGCGCACGGCCGCGGCAAGGGCAGACGGCGGGCGGGCGGCGCGGCCTCCGCGGCGGGCAGACGGCGGGCGGCGCGGCCTCCGCGGCGGGCAGAcggcgggcggcgcggcggcggtctATAAggtggcgcggcggcgcgggcagaGAAGTGAAGAAGCGCGTGAGAGAAGAGAAAGGAGAAAGAAGAACGACCGACATAGTTATttttcttctttgccgagtgccagcgatctggcactcggcaaagtttttttaaaattgtaaaatattctttgccgagtgccagatcggcggtactcggcaaagagttctttgccgagtgtcccccgttgcggcactcggcaaagagtttttactacctctttgccgagtgccacacatctagcactcggcaaagccctctttgccgagtgtcatctccagacactcggcaaagtgtattttcatttttttttattttgtctcccaaactttttgtggtatgttcctacactatgtagacctacatgtatcatttgtggaaaattataacatagtttcgatagttagtagatttagttcgtgtatttgaatttcttcggaaaattcaaatttgaactgcaggtcactcgaaacttggaaaaccgtgcatgaaaaaatgatattcatgttacttagcataagttacgaccgattgcagaagcgtaccggaaacttcgagcaacatgctcactaaacatggccgtgaacttggcatccacatgtttaaaaattgtataaaacacaaacaaagtcagaaaatcatgaaacttgtccacgtgtcatgatatcatatgtacaggctgtgataaaatttttagaatgtttggagaaagttgtgagacactatgtgtagaaacctaagagatccacatgaaaTCTAAGAGTTAtttcatgtggatctcttaggtttctacacatagtgtctcacaactttctccaaacattctaaaatttttatcacagcctatacatatgatatcatgacacgtggacaagtttcatgattttctgactttgtttgtgttttatacaatttttaaacatgtggatgccaagttcacggccatgtttagtgagcatgttgctcgaagtttccggtacgcttctgcaatcggtcgtaacttatgctaagtaacatgaatatcattttttcatgcacggttttccaagttttgagtgacctgcagttcaaatttgaattttccgaagaaattcaaatacacgaactaaatctactaactattgaaactatgttataattgtccacaaatgatacatgtaggtctacatagtgtaggaacataccacaaaaagtttgggagacaaaataaaaaaaatgaaaatacactttgccgagtgtctggagatgacactcggcaaagagggctttgccgagtgtctactacgtagcactcggcaaagaagcctctttgccgagtgccagctgttggctctcggcaaagactgacggtcgtcagctctggaacggccgctgacggccctttgccgagagccccgtttgccgagtgcgtgacactcggcaaacttgtctttgccgagtgcctacctgtgccgagtgtttagcactcggtaaaggggctctttgccaagaggctaactttaccgagtgcggcactcggcaaagccttctttgccgagtgcccgacaaaaggcactcggcaaagaatacaacactcggcaaagcctcggattccggtagtgtaggCAACTTTCTCTACCAAACTGTTTTAATTCCGCTTTGATCGTTCTATTCTAAAACAAGGGGTTGGAGCTTAGAGAGGATTGAGCGGGATTTAATCCTTTATACCTCCTTCAATCCTCTCAAATCTGTTCGGTTATCAAAGAAACCGTATTCCATACTAAAATATTGTGTGTGTATACACATAAAGTTAATCTAGGCTCATAGTATATCATCTTTTGGCTAATGTGTTTACAAAATATGTTTTTTCATGCTCGTCTTCATGTCGATCGAGCTGCATATTTGAAAAAAAAAAACATCGACACTAAGGATGTTGAACAAAAATCGAGATTAAATTTATGTATACGAGTTCCAGATTAATATTGTGCACACGAAGACGAACATGCTGCAATCAGACTTTGACGGATCTCCTACGAGCCATCAGCTCGTCCACTAAGCGTCCGACATCATCGTAAGATGACCCACCGTTGGCCACCGCGCGCCTGGCCTTCTCCCCGAGCTCCTTGGCCATCTCCCGTATTGCCTCCGCGTCCTCACCGTCGCCCATCACTCTCCCGATGGCCTTCGCGATCACCTCACCACCAATCACGGCGCGCCGGGTCTCCAGCATGGACGCGTAGTCCGTGGATCCCACGGCGACACCGACCTTGAGCAGCTCCACTACCAGCTTCTCGTTGTAGAACTGGTCGGCGTACCGCGGCCACGTCACCATAGGCACGCCGGCGCTCACGGCCTCCAGCGTGGAGTTCCACCCGCAGTGCGTGACGAACCCGCCCACCGCCGGGTGGGTCAAGATGAGCATCTGCGGCGCCCAGCCCCGGATGATAAAGCCGCGGTCGCCGCGCGCCACCAGCTCCGCGAACCCATCGGGCATCCATTCCGACTCCTCGGTGTCCGCGCCGCCGACGACCCAGACGAAGTTCTTGCCGGACAGGTCGAGGCCGCGCGCGAGCTCGCGCATCTCGGGCGGCGAGAAATGGGTCAGCGTGCCGAAGGACACGTACACCACCGAGCCCTCTGGTTTCGCGTCCAGCCACTGCTGGCAGGCGCCCGCGTCCCGCGAGAGCCCGTTGTTGGCGCCCCTCGTCGCCACGTCCTTGCTGGCGAGCGCCACCGGCCCGACGAGCCATGCGCGGCGCCCCAGCGTCGTGGTGTAGTGCTCCATGAAGTCCGGCTCCAGCTCGTGGAAGCTGTTGAACACCTCGCCGTAGCTCCTCTGGTCCGCAGCGTTCATGCGCTGGAAGAAGGCCCAGCGCTCCGGCCGCTTCTTGGGCTCCATCATCTGGCTGCGCCTCAGCTCGACGCGGCGCGGCAGCCCCGGAAGCAGCACGAGCGCGTCCGGTCGTCGGGGGCGGCCTCCACGGGGTTGTTGCGCAGCGTAGACTCGCTGCAGGCCCGCGAGAACAAGCTGCTGCCGAGGAACGCTATCCGCGGGACGCCGTGCTCCGCGGCGGCGTCGGCGGACCAGTCGAAGAAGCTGTCGGTCACGGCGGCGTCCGGGCGGTTCTCCGCCAAGAACCGGTCGAACGGCTCGCGGAGTAACTGGGCCCCGTGGAAGAACTTTTCGCGGTCGTCCATGGTATTAAGCGCCGGGGCGCACTCGACGCCGGGGGGCAGGCCGACGTCGGGGAAAGGCACGACCGCGATGTCGATGGCCAGGGCGCCCTCGGTTCCGCGGGAGGCGTCGTTGGCGCGGTCTACCGCCGAGCGGATGAGTTGGGCGTTCACCGGTGTGGTGAGGATGGTGCACCTGACGCCTCGGGCAGCGAAGAGCGCGGCCATGTCGGCGATCGGGATGAGGTGCCCCGGCGCGAGGAACGGGAAGAAGAGGATGTGCAGCGGCTGCGGCTCATCTTTGATGGCCATGGCTGGCTGCGCGACGGCGGCTGCGCAGCTGCACTCTTGCATATTTTATAAGGAAGGGTATAGCTAGAAAGCGGAGTAGCAAGAGATTTGAAACTTTTGGCGGAAGATGGTCGTGTATTTGTAGGATGCATGATGACTGGAGAGACTTATATTTGCAGTTTTCTATTGTACTACCTCTGCCTGATGCCTTGACAGAACAGAACCATCGAGGAAGAATGCAGGTAGACTTGTATGACTTGGTGATCTCCATCCCAGCAAGCCTCCAAGGCTCAAATGGTCCAGTTACTTGGTGTGTGCTCCAAGTGTGTAGCTTCATTCGCAAATTTTGAACAGCCTCTGCAAGTGCTTAATTGTACACAGTGCTTTCGTAAACCTAGAGCTGACCAGCTGTGATTTCGATGTATTCCACGACCACGAGTGAGCAATACGCTGCAGTGTGCTTTCGTAAGGTATGCTCCAGAAGTTCAGATGAGAACGAAAGCGTTTATCTGATCGTTACTACTCCGCCTCGTCTGTGGCCAAGAAACGTTCGAGCACCTTGAAGCGACTCTCGAAAAGTACCCGTCAGTTTCGTCATTGCTTACGTCACGCGTAACGTGTCCCCTCGATTTTTTCCCGCCGAGTGCTGCAGAACCCGGCGGATAACATAAACCATGGTGGCAGGCAGTCAAGTTAGAGTGTAATTGTACGTGACATGTCGCATGCAATATTGTGGTGTGGGCGTGCGGGTgactatagatggccaataagcaTGAGACCCGCGAGCTCAGGACGAAGCCTGCTGTTTGGGTctggtccgagcccggcacgacCCGGTTCTATGCGGGTCCGGGCCGACCCGACACGAATAAGCGGGTCGGACTCGGATAAGAAagtaggcacggtgggctagcccggcacggcctgTTTACCTCTAAGCACGTCAAACCCGCTTTTTTGCACTAAAACGTGTTTTTcggcccgtttagcccgcttTCGACCCGCTTTTTGTGCtacggcccgtttaggcccgctgtgggccgggctcggacagagAATCAAGCCCGCGGGCTTAGAAGGCCCGACCCGGTTTCCTAACCGTGTCtgacgggccgggccgggcggcccgtttggccatctctaggcGTGCCCAAGCGATGCGTGAACCGGAAAGTAAGCCCAATTTGACTAGCATCTTCTACTACTGCCGTGCGAGCGAGCGCGACTGCATACAGAAGACAACGCATCGATGAGCCGCCGCTCCCTCCTGTCTTGCCATGCGCTAAGACGTCGTGGTCTTCGactaatatatatatactagATATATGTTCGTACGTTGTAACGGGTGACACTTATtgtcggagaccataattaggggtaccctcaagactccaaaatctcagctggtaacctcaatcagcacaaagctgcaaaggcctgatgggtgcaattaagtcaaggatcggtccattcaagggacgcgatcgcgcctcgcccgagcccagcctcgggcaagggcagccgaccccggagggtttacttctcgcccgaggaccccctatggcaacggacacaccttcggctcgcccgaggcccagtcttcaccaagaagcaaccttggccaagtcgccatgccaaccgaccgaatcgcagtggcatttaatgcaaaggtggcctgacacctttatcctgacgcacgccctccagtcgacagagccgaagtgaccgttgtcacttcgccgctccactgacaggcctgacaagaggacaacgccgcctgcgccgctccgactgccgtgccactcgacagagtgaggctgacagcagccaagcacggcctcaggcgccataggaaactccgcttcgcccgaccccagggctcggactcgggctcagccccggaagacgacgaactccgcatcgcccgaccccagggctcggactcgggctcagccccggaagacgacgaactccgcatcgcccgaccccagggctcggactcgggctcagccccggaagacga
This genomic window contains:
- the LOC107546776 gene encoding uncharacterized protein LOC107546776, with translation MMEPKKRPERWAFFQRMNAADQRSYGEVFNSFHELEPDFMEHYTTTLGRRAWLVGPVALASKDVATRGANNGLSRDAGACQQWLDAKPEGSVVYVSFGTLTHFSPPEMRELARGLDLSGKNFVWVVGGADTEESEWMPDGFAELVARGDRGFIIRGWAPQMLILTHPAVGGFVTHCGWNSTLEAVSAGVPMVTWPRYADQFYNEKLVVELLKVGVAVGSTDYASMLETRRAVIGGEVIAKAIGRVMGDGEDAEAIREMAKELGEKARRAVANGGSSYDDVGRLVDELMARRRSVKV